From Mycobacterium lacus, one genomic window encodes:
- the thiC gene encoding phosphomethylpyrimidine synthase ThiC: MTVTKEASVPSVTTGPIAGSSKVYRSIEGFPDARVPFRRVHLSTGDHFDLYDTSGPYTDPDAVIDLKSGLPPRPGVVHDRGTQLQRARAGEITAEMAFIAAREDLPAELVRDEVARGRAVIPANHNHPESEPMVIGKAFAVKVNANIGNSAVTSSIAEEVDKMVWATRWGADTIMDLSTGKNIHETREWILRNSPVPVGTVPIYQALEKVKGDPTELTWEIYRDTVIEQCEQGVDYMTVHAGVLLRYVPLTAKRVTGIVSRGGSIMAAWCLAHHRESFLYTHFDELADIFARYDVTFSLGDGLRPGSIADANDAAQFAELRTLGELTKIAKAHGAQVMIEGPGHIPMHKIVENVRLEEELCEEAPFYTLGPLATDIAPAYDHITSAIGAAIIAQAGTAMLCYVTPKEHLGLPDRKDVKDGVIAYKIAAHSADLAKGHPRAQERDDALSTARFEFRWNDQFALSLDPDTAREFHDETLPAEPAKTAHFCSMCGPKFCSMRITQDVRDYAAAHGLETEEDIEAMLAAGMAEKSREFAEHGNRVYLPLTQ, from the coding sequence ATGACCGTGACCAAAGAAGCGTCAGTGCCGTCCGTGACCACCGGCCCGATCGCGGGCAGCAGCAAGGTGTACCGCTCGATTGAAGGCTTTCCAGACGCGCGGGTGCCGTTCCGGCGGGTGCACCTGTCCACCGGGGACCACTTCGACCTCTACGACACCTCCGGGCCCTACACCGACCCGGACGCGGTGATCGACCTGAAGTCCGGGCTGCCGCCACGACCCGGGGTGGTCCACGACCGCGGCACCCAGCTGCAGCGCGCCCGCGCCGGCGAGATCACCGCGGAGATGGCGTTCATCGCCGCCCGCGAGGACCTGCCCGCCGAACTGGTGCGCGACGAGGTCGCCCGCGGCCGCGCGGTGATCCCGGCCAACCACAACCATCCCGAGAGCGAGCCGATGGTCATCGGCAAGGCGTTCGCGGTCAAGGTCAACGCGAACATCGGCAACTCGGCGGTGACGTCGTCGATTGCCGAAGAGGTCGACAAGATGGTGTGGGCCACCCGCTGGGGTGCCGACACCATCATGGACCTGTCCACCGGCAAGAACATTCACGAAACCCGCGAATGGATCCTGCGCAATTCGCCGGTGCCCGTCGGCACCGTGCCGATCTACCAGGCGCTGGAGAAGGTCAAGGGCGACCCCACCGAACTCACCTGGGAGATCTACCGCGACACCGTGATCGAGCAGTGCGAGCAGGGCGTGGACTACATGACCGTGCACGCCGGGGTGCTGCTGCGGTATGTGCCGCTGACGGCCAAGCGGGTCACCGGCATCGTCAGCCGCGGCGGGTCGATCATGGCGGCCTGGTGCCTGGCACATCATCGGGAGTCGTTCCTGTACACGCATTTTGACGAACTGGCCGACATTTTTGCGCGCTACGACGTCACCTTCTCGCTCGGCGACGGGCTGCGCCCGGGGTCCATCGCCGACGCGAACGACGCCGCGCAGTTCGCCGAGCTGCGCACCCTGGGCGAGCTGACCAAGATCGCGAAAGCCCATGGCGCACAGGTGATGATCGAGGGCCCGGGGCACATCCCGATGCACAAGATCGTGGAGAACGTGCGGCTGGAAGAGGAGCTGTGCGAGGAGGCCCCCTTCTACACGCTGGGTCCGCTGGCCACCGACATCGCGCCGGCCTACGACCACATCACGTCGGCGATCGGCGCGGCGATCATCGCCCAGGCCGGCACTGCGATGCTGTGCTACGTCACCCCGAAGGAGCACCTGGGACTGCCGGACCGCAAGGACGTCAAGGACGGGGTGATCGCCTACAAGATCGCCGCGCACTCAGCCGACCTGGCCAAGGGACACCCCCGCGCACAGGAGCGGGACGACGCCTTGAGCACCGCGCGTTTCGAATTCCGGTGGAACGACCAGTTTGCGTTGTCGCTGGACCCCGACACCGCAAGGGAATTCCACGACGAGACGCTGCCCGCCGAGCCGGCCAAGACCGCGCACTTCTGCTCGATGTGCGGACCGAAGTTTTGCTCGATGCGCATCACCCAAGATGTCCGCGACTACGCGGCGGCACATGGGCTGGAGACCGAAGAGGACATCGAGGCTATGCTCGCCGCTGGCATGGCCGAAAAATCACGTGAGTTCGCCGAGCACGGCAACCGGGTGTATCTGCCTCTCACACAATGA
- the thiD gene encoding bifunctional hydroxymethylpyrimidine kinase/phosphomethylpyrimidine kinase — MNFLPLPPPGATPLRVLTIAGSDSGGGAGLQADLRSMALLGVHACVAVTAVTMQNTLGVTGFHEVPDDVVAGQIEAVVTDIGIQAAKTGMLASSSIIATLAATWRRLGLTVPLVVDPVCASMHGDTLLASSALDTLRDQLFPLATLVTPNLDEVRVLLDMDVVDSTSQRAAAKALHALGPQWALVKGGHLRTSDRSRDLLYDGADFYEFDAPRLPVSDDHGGGDTLATAIACALAHGFTVPDAVGFGKRWVTESLRAAYPLGGGHGPVSPLFRLGS; from the coding sequence ATGAATTTCCTGCCGCTGCCACCGCCGGGCGCCACGCCGTTGCGGGTGCTGACCATCGCCGGATCGGACTCTGGGGGTGGCGCGGGCCTCCAGGCCGATCTGCGCTCCATGGCACTGCTGGGCGTGCACGCATGCGTCGCGGTCACCGCAGTGACCATGCAGAACACGTTGGGAGTCACGGGTTTTCACGAAGTTCCCGACGACGTCGTCGCCGGCCAGATCGAGGCCGTGGTCACCGATATCGGCATCCAGGCCGCCAAGACCGGGATGCTGGCATCGTCGAGCATCATCGCGACGCTGGCCGCCACCTGGCGCCGCCTCGGCCTGACGGTTCCGCTGGTCGTCGACCCGGTGTGCGCATCCATGCACGGCGACACGCTGCTGGCATCGTCGGCTCTGGATACCCTTCGCGATCAACTGTTTCCGTTGGCCACGCTGGTGACACCCAATCTCGACGAGGTGCGCGTATTGCTGGATATGGATGTCGTCGACTCGACATCGCAGCGCGCCGCGGCGAAGGCTTTGCATGCGCTGGGACCACAGTGGGCGCTGGTCAAGGGCGGACACCTGCGAACGTCGGACCGCAGCCGCGATCTGCTCTACGATGGCGCCGACTTCTACGAGTTCGACGCACCCCGGCTGCCCGTCAGCGATGACCACGGCGGTGGTGACACGCTGGCGACAGCGATCGCTTGCGCGCTGGCGCACGGGTTCACCGTGCCCGACGCGGTCGGCTTCGGAAAGCGATGGGTCACCGAAAGCCTGCGCGCCGCCTATCCCCTGGGCGGTGGCCATGGGCCCGTCTCGCCATTGTTTCGGCTGGGCTCGTGA
- a CDS encoding alpha/beta hydrolase family protein, whose product MNLNLERIAGIAHQPEGTPQGVVVLTHGAGGNRESKLLQQVCDEWARRGWLAVRYNLPYRRRRPSGPPSGSAASDRAGIVEAITLCRDLTDGPLIAGGHSYGGRQTSMVVAAGQAPVDVLTLFSYPVHPPGKPERVRTEHLPDIHVSTVFTHGTSDPFGTLAEVRAAAAMIPAPTEVVEITGARHDLGSKTLDVAALAVDAALGLLGDQKA is encoded by the coding sequence GTGAACCTCAACCTCGAGCGGATCGCCGGCATCGCACACCAACCCGAAGGAACCCCACAAGGTGTCGTCGTGTTAACCCACGGCGCCGGCGGCAACCGGGAATCCAAACTGCTGCAACAGGTTTGCGACGAATGGGCCCGGCGCGGCTGGCTGGCGGTGCGCTACAACCTGCCCTACCGTCGCCGCCGGCCCAGCGGTCCTCCGTCCGGGTCGGCGGCCAGCGACCGCGCGGGGATCGTCGAGGCGATAACGTTGTGCCGCGACCTCACCGACGGCCCGCTGATCGCCGGCGGACATTCCTACGGCGGTCGGCAGACGTCGATGGTGGTCGCCGCCGGCCAAGCGCCCGTCGACGTGCTGACGCTGTTCTCCTACCCGGTGCACCCACCCGGCAAGCCGGAACGCGTGCGGACCGAACACCTGCCGGATATCCACGTGTCCACGGTGTTCACCCACGGCACCTCGGATCCCTTCGGCACGCTCGCCGAGGTGCGCGCCGCCGCGGCGATGATCCCCGCACCGACCGAGGTCGTCGAAATCACCGGCGCCCGACACGACTTGGGCTCGAAGACCCTCGACGTGGCCGCCCTGGCCGTCGACGCGGCGCTAGGCCTGCTGGGTGACCAAAAAGCCTGA
- a CDS encoding neutral zinc metallopeptidase: MNGRSRRVVASVRSAIACVAALLVVAGCTTVVGGRALSILNDPFRVGGLPATNGPSGPRPNAPAPTGTVVNTDNGAIDKLSLLSVNDIEEYWKAVYSQALKGTFQPVGKLVSYDSDDPNSPVVCRNETYELVNAFFSSRCNLIAWDRGVFMAVARQYFGDMSVNGVLAHEFGHALQSMAKLVTKKDPTIVREQQADCFAGVYLYWVADGKSPRFTISTADGLDHVLAGVITTRDPVMDADGENDDEHGSALDRISAFQMGFLSGTPACAAINKAEIEQRRGDLPTTLRVDTYGDPETGEVAINEDTLKALMELMGKIFSPKNPPTLSYQPGGCRDAKPSPPASYCPATNTIVVDLPALAKMGTVAAEKEHTLPQGDDTALSVVMSRYALAVQHERGLPMQSPWTALRTACLTGVAHRRMAEPIDLPSGQQLILTAGDLDEAVSGLLTNHMVASDADGVSVPAGFTRIAAFRGGVSGDMEACYTRFPG; the protein is encoded by the coding sequence ATGAATGGTCGCTCGCGCAGGGTCGTTGCGTCGGTACGGTCCGCGATCGCCTGCGTCGCGGCGCTCCTTGTGGTGGCCGGCTGCACGACCGTCGTCGGCGGTCGCGCCCTGTCGATCCTCAACGACCCGTTCCGGGTGGGGGGTTTGCCCGCGACCAACGGTCCCAGTGGCCCCCGCCCGAACGCGCCCGCTCCCACCGGCACGGTGGTCAACACGGACAACGGAGCGATCGACAAGTTGTCGCTGTTGTCGGTCAACGACATCGAGGAGTACTGGAAGGCGGTCTACAGCCAAGCGCTGAAGGGCACGTTCCAACCGGTCGGCAAGCTGGTCTCCTACGACTCCGACGACCCGAACAGCCCGGTTGTTTGCCGCAACGAGACCTACGAACTCGTCAATGCCTTTTTCAGCTCCCGCTGCAACCTGATCGCCTGGGACCGAGGGGTGTTCATGGCGGTCGCGCGGCAATACTTCGGGGACATGTCCGTAAATGGCGTGCTGGCACACGAGTTCGGGCACGCCCTGCAGTCGATGGCGAAATTGGTCACCAAGAAAGACCCCACCATCGTGCGCGAACAGCAAGCGGATTGCTTCGCCGGGGTCTACCTGTATTGGGTGGCCGACGGCAAGTCGCCGCGCTTCACGATCAGCACCGCGGACGGGCTCGACCACGTCCTCGCCGGGGTCATCACCACCCGCGACCCGGTCATGGACGCCGATGGCGAAAACGACGACGAGCACGGCTCGGCTCTGGATCGGATCAGCGCCTTCCAGATGGGCTTCCTTAGCGGCACCCCGGCATGCGCGGCGATCAACAAGGCCGAAATCGAGCAGCGCCGCGGTGACCTGCCGACGACCTTGCGGGTCGACACGTACGGGGACCCGGAGACCGGTGAGGTCGCGATCAACGAAGACACCCTGAAGGCGCTGATGGAGCTGATGGGCAAGATCTTCTCGCCCAAGAATCCCCCGACGTTGTCCTACCAGCCGGGTGGGTGCCGCGACGCGAAACCCAGCCCACCCGCGTCGTACTGCCCCGCGACCAACACCATCGTGGTCGACCTGCCCGCGCTGGCGAAGATGGGCACCGTCGCCGCCGAAAAGGAACACACCCTGCCGCAGGGCGACGACACCGCGCTGTCGGTCGTGATGTCGAGATACGCGCTGGCGGTGCAGCATGAGCGGGGCCTGCCGATGCAGAGCCCGTGGACCGCGCTGCGGACGGCGTGCCTGACCGGCGTCGCGCACCGCAGGATGGCCGAGCCCATCGACCTGCCTTCCGGGCAGCAACTCATACTGACCGCCGGTGACCTTGACGAAGCCGTCTCCGGTCTGCTCACCAACCACATGGTGGCCAGTGACGCCGACGGTGTCAGCGTGCCGGCCGGGTTCACCCGGATAGCCGCGTTCCGTGGCGGTGTCAGCGGCGATATGGAGGCGTGCTATACCCGGTTTCCGGGATGA
- a CDS encoding ribbon-helix-helix domain-containing protein, which produces MDLSLAELGQHSVGLVNSQRHCSCITGRGSLLTVVLSGRLFGRHQGMLAYVKRRTVKISDALDARLRHEAERRNLTIAEITRDALEAYFGASGGRRRLGAAGAGRSGRTDISERIEEILAEVGS; this is translated from the coding sequence TTGGACCTCAGCCTGGCCGAGCTTGGCCAGCACTCGGTTGGCCTGGTCAACAGTCAGAGACATTGCAGCTGTATCACCGGGCGCGGCAGTCTCCTAACCGTCGTGCTGTCGGGGCGATTGTTCGGCAGACATCAGGGCATGCTGGCATACGTGAAACGTAGGACGGTCAAGATCTCGGATGCGCTGGATGCGCGTCTGCGGCATGAGGCCGAGCGGCGGAATCTGACCATCGCGGAGATCACCCGTGACGCGCTCGAGGCCTACTTTGGCGCGTCCGGTGGCCGCCGTCGCCTTGGGGCTGCCGGTGCGGGCCGCAGCGGCCGCACCGATATCTCCGAGCGCATCGAGGAGATTCTTGCCGAGGTTGGCTCATAG
- a CDS encoding type II toxin-antitoxin system PemK/MazF family toxin, which yields MTPSPRRGDIWRTDTGVTVLVISSTVYNEIPSEPTVIVVPVFDSEPDAGFGVDLANGWAAPGLITSLRKANLSERLRHVNIQALTDVNNMLFRLLATPER from the coding sequence TTGACTCCATCCCCACGCCGGGGCGACATCTGGCGAACGGACACCGGCGTTACCGTGCTGGTGATTTCGTCGACGGTCTACAACGAGATTCCCAGCGAGCCAACCGTTATCGTCGTGCCCGTATTCGATTCCGAGCCTGACGCCGGTTTTGGCGTGGACTTGGCTAACGGCTGGGCGGCTCCCGGTCTGATAACCAGCTTGCGCAAGGCCAATTTGAGCGAACGGCTTCGGCACGTCAACATCCAGGCCCTCACTGACGTGAACAACATGCTATTCAGGCTCCTTGCGACGCCAGAGCGCTAG